The genomic interval ATACGGGCACCTGTATAAGCTTCGTATTACCTTTTATAAAACTTTGTAAATTTCCCGCGACTCATTTGAACTTCTCTTTACTTTAGCTTCTAACTTCTGAAAAGCCCCTCGTCGCGTAATCATATCGGGTTCGTTTTACCCTTCGGTCGTTCTTTATTTAGTAAAAGCGGCCTGTAAAACCAGCCTGTTCACTCGTGCCTGCGATCTTTTTAAATTGCAATTGGCTGAGCATAAGGGAAAATCACGTGGCCAATAAAAAGCAAGCTCATGAGGGCTAATATGATGTAGATCCAGTAGATGATAGTCCTTATTCTGAATTGCGTTAAATTCATGCGGCGTTTCTTCACATAGTCTTCGGCAGAAGAAAATCTGTCGCAGAGTAAATCGTCAATTCCCAATTCTTTTAGCCCGTTCTTATCAAGAGCATTGTGGATATCAAGTTTATTCCGGATTACAGAGATCGCATAGGTTGCCTGCAAATAATAACGACTCCCCCTGTACAAAATGGCGATCCCGAATAGGCTGAACAGTAAAGCCAAGAGAGGAAAGGTAACGATAAGGATTTTCGGCGCTTGAGATCCTGTTAATACTGCACTTAATCCTAAAAGGGCGGTGACTAACGCTGAAATGAAGTGTGCACTCCGCCATATTGAGGTATGGTACTCGTTCGCCAGGGATCGTTGCTCCGCAAGTAACGCACGTAAATCTTCCTCTTTCATGGTATCACCGACCGGCATCGTTCCGACCTTATTTTTGGGCACATCATATATTCTTCCCCCTCGTCTCGGGCAATACTCTTCGCCGGTATTTCTTATAAGACTTTCGAAATTTCTTTCTCGTTCGTTCCGTTTTCCGAGGATAAACTAAGGATCCTTTTTTTTACTCCGACTTCTTCGGCATATTCCGCACTCGGCCGTCGTCGGTATCGCTCCGTGCGTGCGAGCCATTAGAATGCGTAGATGATCCTTACGCGTGCGGTCACCTCAACTTCTGACGGTGTTATTGGTGTAGCAGGGGTGGGTACCGGGACACCGGCTTCAGCAGGCGCTGAAATCCGATAGACCGGATAGTAGTAATCCTCGACTGAGATTTCTACAGGATAGATCCGTGTTATCCCATGGTCTCAGCCACCACGTCTGCTTTACTCCCGGCATTGTTGACCGCCTTGCGTAATGCATCGCTGTATGCGAGTTCCTGCAAAGACTCCGAAAGTTGAAACGATATCGAGTCAATTCTATTCGCTCCGCCGCGTATGGCGGCATCGATTGCCGTTCCCGCATCGTCGGGTATACACACCACTTCAATCATGTTCGTTGCTCGGTATCCCACGATCACACTCTTTTGCTCCCGGCCGTTCAGCGTCTCCTCTTCAATCCAAGTGTAGATAGGGGTGATTGAATACTGCAACGTCTTCACATCGCTAAATCCCGCCCTTTTCAGCTCGGCGAAGATGGTAGTCATGTTAGCAGAATTAATCGCAGCGGCTTCCTTCGCGGTTACCGCTTCGCTCACTACGGCTACCAGCACGTGTGCCTCGTCCGGTGTGGTTTTAACGATTCCGCTCCCGCTCACTTCTAAGGTTTTGTTAAACGCTTCCTGCTCGGAAATTGAAGGGGAAAGGAGCAGCGCTAGAGCCACTATGACAATCACACCAAGCAAAAGGCCCGCAGCAAAGCCTAGTTTCTTGTTCATGCGTAAACTATAAAGCGTGTACCATAAATACTTTTGTTTCTGATTATCTGAATTTCTTCAAGACGATCATTGCAAGCTGTACTTTCTTAATTTTAAAGCTGAAGTTGAGTTCTTCGAGATACTGGAATATCTTGATGAATTCGTAGGCAGTATCAAAGGCCAAAAAGGCAATGAGATAGAGCCACGGAAGAGCGGACGCCAGACACAAGCCTAAGGTGCCTACCTTCATGCTGCAGCGGTGTGCGAAG from Methanomicrobia archaeon carries:
- a CDS encoding SIMPL domain-containing protein (The SIMPL domain is named for its presence in mouse protein SIMPL (signalling molecule that associates with mouse pelle-like kinase). Bacterial member BP26, from Brucella, was shown to assemble into a channel-like structure, while YggE from E. coli has been associated with resistance to oxidative stress.); amino-acid sequence: MNKKLGFAAGLLLGVIVIVALALLLSPSISEQEAFNKTLEVSGSGIVKTTPDEAHVLVAVVSEAVTAKEAAAINSANMTTIFAELKRAGFSDVKTLQYSITPIYTWIEEETLNGREQKSVIVGYRATNMIEVVCIPDDAGTAIDAAIRGGANRIDSISFQLSESLQELAYSDALRKAVNNAGSKADVVAETMG